In Erythrobacter sp. F6033, a single genomic region encodes these proteins:
- a CDS encoding dicarboxylate/amino acid:cation symporter translates to MMKTWFAIPLWQRVIGALILGIIVGRLWGPEAESIKIIGDVFVAFIKMLVVPLIFFSLVAGVAAIGDIRKLGAVGGRAMLLFIVSGQIAVWLGLFLGTVLAPGLGVDTTALNVGDTPPPNDTTWRDMIMGMIPQSPVQVMADVNVLPLIIFSLLIGIGILMAKEEGEPVLKIFESGSVVMQKVTMVVMELTPFGVFALMAWVAGTLGFDALAALGKLVALNYLGCLLIIALIYGGMIKFLAKLPVIDFFRGIIDAIAVSYSTASSNATLPVTLRCARRNLGVSNSVASFVISLGATINMNGTAMYLGLATLFGAQIFGVPLDWTDYFLISILGTLGAVGAAGIPGAGLIMMALVFGAVGVPLETIAFVAGVDRIMDMMRTTTNVSGDAAVATTVASMTGEIDKAEMISADDV, encoded by the coding sequence ATAATGAAAACATGGTTTGCAATTCCATTGTGGCAGCGCGTTATCGGCGCGCTGATCCTTGGCATTATCGTCGGGCGCTTGTGGGGGCCGGAAGCGGAAAGCATCAAGATTATCGGCGATGTGTTTGTCGCCTTTATCAAGATGTTGGTTGTGCCGCTGATCTTCTTCAGCCTTGTCGCGGGTGTTGCCGCGATTGGTGACATTCGCAAACTGGGCGCGGTCGGCGGGCGCGCCATGCTGCTGTTTATTGTCAGCGGTCAGATTGCGGTGTGGCTCGGCCTGTTCCTCGGTACGGTGCTCGCGCCGGGGCTTGGCGTTGATACGACTGCCCTCAATGTTGGCGACACGCCGCCGCCCAATGACACGACGTGGCGCGATATGATCATGGGCATGATCCCGCAAAGCCCGGTTCAGGTGATGGCGGATGTGAACGTCCTGCCGCTGATCATTTTCTCCCTGCTGATCGGCATCGGCATTCTGATGGCGAAAGAAGAGGGTGAGCCTGTGCTCAAAATCTTCGAAAGCGGCAGCGTGGTGATGCAGAAAGTCACCATGGTGGTGATGGAGCTGACCCCGTTTGGCGTCTTTGCCCTGATGGCATGGGTTGCGGGCACGCTGGGCTTTGATGCGCTTGCGGCCCTCGGCAAATTGGTGGCGCTGAACTATCTCGGATGCCTGCTGATTATCGCGCTGATCTATGGCGGGATGATCAAGTTTCTCGCCAAACTGCCGGTTATCGACTTCTTCCGCGGCATTATCGACGCAATCGCGGTGAGCTATTCCACGGCCAGTTCCAACGCGACGCTGCCAGTGACGCTCCGCTGTGCACGGCGGAACCTGGGCGTGTCGAATTCGGTTGCGAGTTTTGTGATCAGCCTCGGCGCGACGATCAATATGAACGGCACCGCGATGTATCTCGGCCTCGCGACCTTGTTCGGCGCGCAGATTTTCGGCGTCCCGCTGGACTGGACCGATTACTTCCTGATCTCGATCCTAGGCACTCTCGGAGCAGTGGGCGCAGCGGGCATTCCGGGCGCGGGCCTGATTATGATGGCTCTGGTATTCGGCGCGGTCGGCGTGCCGCTGGAAACGATCGCCTTTGTCGCAGGCGTGGACCGGATCATGGATATGATGCGCACCACGACCAACGTGTCGGGCGACGCGGCTGTGGCGACGACAGTGGCGAGCATGACGGGTGAGATCGACAAAGCTGAGATGATCAGTGCTGACGATGTTTAA
- a CDS encoding nuclear transport factor 2 family protein produces the protein MFKRMPKNLGFVAGAFLLASQAALAEQTPPSELQVAEDYVEAYNQRNLDAMLALMHQDVQWLSVEGSEVAVFANGKTDLKEQMRDYLASPLATRSTIDGSVTDGRFVAVREIAMWTTSDGEERSQSALAVYEIENGLVRRVWYYPATR, from the coding sequence ATGTTTAAGCGCATGCCAAAGAATTTGGGATTTGTTGCAGGAGCATTTTTGCTCGCCTCGCAGGCTGCGCTAGCAGAGCAGACTCCGCCTAGCGAGCTACAAGTCGCTGAAGACTATGTCGAAGCCTACAACCAGCGCAACCTCGATGCGATGCTCGCGCTTATGCATCAAGACGTTCAGTGGTTGAGCGTTGAGGGCTCTGAGGTTGCAGTATTCGCCAATGGAAAGACTGATCTTAAAGAGCAGATGCGTGACTATCTAGCGTCGCCCCTTGCGACCCGTAGCACGATTGATGGCAGCGTAACTGATGGGCGGTTCGTCGCGGTCCGAGAAATTGCCATGTGGACCACCAGTGATGGCGAGGAGCGCTCGCAATCGGCTTTGGCGGTCTATGAGATAGAAAACGGACTGGTGCGGCGCGTTTGGTATTATCCGGCGACTCGTTAA
- the nth gene encoding endonuclease III gives MTKDQIFEFFRRLAEDNPEPETELEYGNAYQLTVAVALSAQATDVGVNKATRALFAKVETPQQMLDLGLEGLIEHIKTIGLFNSKAKNVIALSQLLIDEYGGEVPDTREDLVRLPGVGRKTANVVLNCWFKQETFAVDTHILRVGNRTGLAKGKTPEAVEAKLEKRVPQPFRLHAHHWLILHGRYTCKARTPECWRCDLVDLCSFRKKVTEKPKGR, from the coding sequence ATGACCAAAGACCAGATCTTCGAATTCTTCCGCCGTCTGGCGGAGGACAATCCCGAGCCTGAGACCGAGCTGGAATATGGCAATGCCTATCAGCTGACCGTGGCTGTCGCTTTGTCCGCACAAGCGACCGATGTCGGCGTGAACAAGGCGACCCGCGCGCTGTTTGCAAAGGTGGAGACGCCGCAGCAGATGCTCGATCTGGGGTTGGAAGGTCTCATCGAGCACATCAAGACGATTGGCCTTTTTAACTCCAAAGCGAAGAACGTCATCGCGCTCTCACAGCTGCTCATCGACGAATATGGCGGCGAAGTGCCGGACACACGCGAAGACCTTGTGCGGCTACCCGGCGTGGGTCGTAAGACAGCGAACGTCGTGCTCAATTGCTGGTTCAAGCAGGAGACGTTCGCGGTCGACACCCACATCCTGCGGGTCGGCAACCGGACCGGTCTGGCCAAGGGCAAAACGCCCGAAGCGGTCGAGGCCAAGCTGGAAAAGCGCGTGCCCCAGCCGTTTCGCCTGCACGCGCATCATTGGCTGATCCTGCACGGCCGCTACACCTGCAAAGCGCGAACGCCGGAATGCTGGCGCTGTGATCTGGTGGATTTGTGCAGCTTCAGGAAGAAGGTGACGGAAAAGCCGAAGGGGCGGTAG
- a CDS encoding M48 family metallopeptidase encodes MAFDPKAATEAHLASLSQAELDLARDYTTGNHWLMLTGLIVSALVTWIIVKSGILDKLTAKLEKRGFTVRTWLIAVVYLLVSTIIALPYSIYTDWWRETQYDRTAQPLGDYLGQSAISTVLAAVLGGLFLVGLYVLIKRTGRWWWAWSGGLVAATISFMLLLSPMVIEPLFNDFQPIPEGEVRDAVLELAAEADVPEDRVFMFDGSRQSNNFTANVSGVGGSARIAISDVALDQASLDEVKAVTGHEIGHYVLGHVWRTVLVLSTLAVLVFWLTARTYNAFARLFGSDAEISEPRGLPVLVFTIGLFFTLATPITNTLTRVGEREADMYSLQTVNLPDALSGALVKTAEYRYPLAGPVEETLFYTHPTVKNRVRAAMDWKAENQTTNAAE; translated from the coding sequence ATGGCATTCGATCCAAAAGCAGCAACCGAAGCGCATCTCGCCAGCCTGAGCCAGGCTGAGCTGGATCTTGCGCGTGATTACACCACCGGCAATCACTGGCTTATGCTGACAGGGCTTATCGTCAGCGCGCTGGTCACATGGATCATCGTGAAAAGTGGCATTCTGGATAAGCTCACAGCGAAGCTGGAAAAGCGCGGGTTTACCGTGCGCACCTGGCTGATCGCGGTGGTCTATCTGCTGGTGTCGACGATCATCGCCCTGCCCTATTCCATCTACACCGATTGGTGGCGGGAGACGCAGTATGATCGCACCGCGCAGCCGCTGGGCGATTATCTCGGCCAAAGCGCCATCAGCACGGTTCTCGCGGCCGTTCTCGGTGGGCTATTCCTCGTCGGCCTCTATGTCCTGATCAAGCGGACGGGTCGCTGGTGGTGGGCGTGGAGCGGCGGCCTTGTCGCAGCCACTATCAGCTTCATGTTGCTGCTTTCGCCCATGGTGATCGAGCCTTTGTTCAACGATTTCCAACCTATCCCCGAAGGCGAAGTGCGCGATGCGGTGCTTGAACTGGCCGCCGAAGCGGATGTGCCGGAAGACCGCGTTTTTATGTTTGATGGATCGCGCCAGTCGAACAATTTCACCGCCAATGTTTCGGGCGTAGGCGGATCGGCGCGGATTGCCATTTCCGACGTTGCGCTGGATCAGGCTTCGCTGGACGAAGTGAAAGCCGTGACGGGGCATGAGATTGGCCACTATGTGCTCGGCCATGTGTGGCGCACAGTGCTGGTGCTCAGCACGCTGGCGGTGCTGGTGTTCTGGCTAACGGCGCGCACTTACAATGCGTTTGCGCGCCTGTTTGGCAGCGATGCAGAGATTTCGGAGCCGCGCGGACTGCCCGTTCTGGTTTTCACAATCGGGCTGTTCTTCACCCTTGCAACACCCATCACCAACACGCTGACCCGCGTGGGCGAGCGTGAGGCGGATATGTATTCGCTGCAGACTGTGAACCTGCCCGATGCGCTGTCCGGCGCTCTCGTGAAGACCGCAGAGTACCGCTATCCTCTTGCCGGGCCGGTGGAGGAAACGCTGTTTTACACTCACCCGACCGTGAAAAACCGGGTGCGCGCGGCGATGGATTGGAAAGCAGAAAACCAAACGACCAACGCCGCAGAATGA
- the dapB gene encoding 4-hydroxy-tetrahydrodipicolinate reductase yields MAQFGIIGHKGRMGQAIAAAIEEAGHEFRVGVDLGGDPTPLLDQCDVVVDFSSPEALETNLKAAQAAGIPIIIGTTGLEEEHFVALAEAAETIPVLQTGNTSLGVTLLAHLVKEAAAKLGPDWDIEVLEMHHRMKVDAPSGTAKLLGEAAAEARGVNLSDAMDSGRHGQTGARTEGDIGFATLRGGTVAGDHSVIFAGNEERITLSHSAENRMIFARGAVRGAEWLIGREAGRYSMNDVLGLA; encoded by the coding sequence ATGGCGCAGTTTGGCATTATCGGACACAAGGGCCGCATGGGGCAGGCCATTGCCGCCGCTATCGAGGAAGCGGGTCACGAATTTCGCGTGGGCGTCGATTTGGGCGGCGACCCAACCCCGCTGCTGGATCAGTGCGACGTTGTGGTCGATTTTTCCTCTCCCGAAGCGCTTGAGACCAATCTGAAAGCAGCCCAAGCAGCCGGAATTCCCATCATCATCGGCACAACCGGTCTGGAAGAAGAACATTTTGTTGCTCTTGCGGAGGCCGCCGAAACGATCCCCGTTCTGCAAACGGGCAACACCTCGCTCGGCGTGACATTGCTCGCGCATCTGGTGAAGGAAGCCGCTGCAAAGCTTGGGCCGGACTGGGATATCGAGGTGCTGGAAATGCATCACCGGATGAAAGTGGATGCCCCATCAGGCACCGCAAAACTGCTGGGGGAGGCCGCTGCTGAAGCGCGCGGCGTCAACCTTTCCGATGCGATGGATAGCGGTCGCCACGGGCAAACAGGCGCGCGGACCGAGGGCGATATCGGCTTTGCCACGCTGCGCGGCGGCACGGTCGCTGGCGATCACAGCGTGATCTTTGCTGGCAACGAAGAACGCATCACTTTGTCGCACTCAGCCGAAAACCGCATGATCTTCGCCCGCGGCGCTGTTCGTGGAGCGGAATGGCTGATTGGCAGAGAAGCAGGGCGGTATTCCATGAATGATGTGCTGGGGCTTGCCTGA
- a CDS encoding NAD-dependent deacylase yields MTEINRIVILTGAGISAESGIDTFRSAGGLWEQHKVEDVATPEGFARDPDLVLGFYDMRREALSKVDPNPAHRALAKLEAEFAGELLLVTQNVDDLHERGGSRQVLHMHGELKSALCTSCEIRSPWDAPMADRPPCPICQAPTLRPDVVWFGEMPYQMDRIYGALGSADLFVSIGTSGAVYPAAGFVQEARQCGARTLELNLEPSEGTHFFHEARHGPAGELVPQWVDEILGCAIS; encoded by the coding sequence ATGACAGAGATCAATCGCATCGTCATCCTTACAGGCGCAGGCATTTCAGCAGAAAGCGGGATTGATACGTTTCGCTCAGCGGGCGGGCTGTGGGAGCAGCACAAGGTTGAGGATGTCGCCACGCCTGAAGGCTTCGCGCGCGATCCCGATCTGGTGTTGGGCTTTTACGATATGCGGCGTGAGGCGCTTTCCAAGGTTGACCCCAATCCGGCCCACCGCGCTCTGGCAAAACTGGAAGCGGAGTTTGCTGGCGAGCTGTTGCTGGTGACGCAGAATGTCGATGATTTGCACGAACGGGGCGGATCACGGCAGGTGCTGCATATGCATGGTGAACTCAAAAGCGCGCTCTGCACATCCTGTGAAATACGCAGCCCGTGGGACGCACCGATGGCTGACCGTCCGCCATGCCCGATATGTCAGGCACCAACCCTACGCCCCGATGTCGTGTGGTTTGGCGAGATGCCGTATCAGATGGACCGAATTTACGGCGCTCTGGGATCGGCCGACCTGTTCGTGAGCATCGGGACAAGCGGCGCGGTCTATCCGGCGGCGGGCTTTGTGCAAGAAGCGCGGCAATGTGGCGCGCGGACGCTGGAGCTGAACCTAGAGCCAAGCGAGGGCACGCATTTCTTCCACGAAGCGCGCCATGGCCCAGCGGGAGAATTGGTGCCGCAATGGGTGGATGAGATTTTGGGTTGTGCTATCAGCTGA
- the yaaA gene encoding peroxide stress protein YaaA has product MITLLSPAKKLNFDEMATTLEVTRPRLQDDTREIAKVAKKQSAGQLGKLMKISDNLAELNAERFKAFDLEGRSNSSKPAGLTFDGDVYWGLEAKSMDDAALAYAQDHLRILSGLYGLLRPMDAIQPYRLEMGTKMANPRGKSLYDFWGSRIGEKLAEDLNDHGDNTVVNLASNEYFKAVDTSVLPGKVIEASFLNVKDGEARRLMYHVKYARGLMARWIIENRIEKADDLRGFDAEGYRFDASASSETELIFTRKQPPVKKK; this is encoded by the coding sequence ATGATTACCCTTCTCTCACCCGCCAAAAAACTCAACTTTGACGAGATGGCAACCACGCTTGAAGTGACCCGCCCGCGCCTGCAAGACGACACGCGCGAAATCGCGAAAGTCGCAAAAAAGCAAAGCGCAGGCCAGCTGGGCAAGCTGATGAAAATCTCGGACAACCTTGCCGAGCTCAATGCAGAGCGGTTCAAAGCGTTCGATCTGGAAGGCCGAAGCAATTCGTCAAAACCAGCCGGGCTTACATTTGATGGCGATGTCTATTGGGGGCTTGAGGCCAAGAGCATGGACGATGCAGCGCTGGCCTATGCGCAGGACCATTTGCGGATATTGTCCGGTTTGTATGGTTTGCTTAGACCGATGGATGCGATCCAGCCCTACCGGCTCGAAATGGGCACCAAGATGGCCAATCCGCGTGGCAAATCGCTTTATGATTTTTGGGGCAGCCGGATTGGTGAAAAGCTGGCCGAGGATTTGAACGACCACGGCGACAACACTGTCGTGAACCTTGCCTCGAATGAATATTTCAAGGCTGTCGACACCAGTGTGCTGCCAGGCAAAGTGATTGAGGCCAGCTTCCTCAACGTGAAAGACGGCGAAGCGCGGCGGCTGATGTATCACGTAAAATACGCACGCGGATTGATGGCCCGCTGGATCATCGAAAACCGGATCGAAAAGGCAGACGACCTGCGGGGTTTTGATGCGGAGGGCTATCGTTTCGATGCAAGCGCTTCGAGTGAGACTGAGCTTATTTTCACCCGCAAACAGCCTCCGGTGAAGAAGAAGTAG
- a CDS encoding DUF202 domain-containing protein produces the protein MSDDKNSNELAEDRTDLAEDRTDWAEDRTIMANERTFAGWMRTGLASVGIGLGFNALFNSMEPAWVPKVIATIFMIIGIFIFYAAQNRGCAVQKRLDAHKAEPIKRINMKLIAGFMGFASALLAIAIWVMRFPEA, from the coding sequence ATGAGCGACGATAAAAATTCCAACGAACTTGCTGAAGACCGCACCGATCTGGCCGAGGATCGCACTGATTGGGCCGAAGACCGGACCATTATGGCGAATGAGCGCACCTTTGCCGGATGGATGCGCACCGGCCTCGCATCGGTTGGTATCGGCCTGGGCTTCAACGCGCTGTTCAATTCGATGGAGCCGGCTTGGGTCCCCAAAGTCATCGCAACGATTTTTATGATCATCGGCATCTTCATTTTCTACGCGGCGCAGAACAGAGGCTGCGCTGTTCAGAAACGGCTTGATGCGCATAAGGCTGAGCCGATCAAGCGCATCAATATGAAGCTGATTGCGGGCTTTATGGGTTTCGCCAGCGCGCTGCTGGCTATCGCGATTTGGGTGATGCGGTTTCCCGAAGCTTAG
- a CDS encoding HesA/MoeB/ThiF family protein translates to MSLSPARLDRFARHIVIPEIGGAGQVALADKHIAIIGLGGIGSPALQYLAASGIGRLTLIDDDVVDVSNLQRQTIFTTRDVGHGKATSARRWLANFDEALDVEISDSRISADNAGRLIEGADLVLDGTDNFATRLAVSDACVAERTPLLSAAVGRFQGQVGAFAGHLADQPCYRCFVGDAFDAEDCDTCADDGMLGAMAGWVGSFAAMQAVRILLQGVSAFGEPQFGKLHILDGMKPGMRTLNIAKDEACKGCGVPR, encoded by the coding sequence ATGAGCTTGTCCCCAGCCCGCCTAGACCGTTTCGCGCGCCATATCGTCATTCCTGAAATCGGCGGCGCGGGTCAGGTTGCTTTGGCGGACAAGCACATTGCGATCATCGGCCTTGGCGGCATCGGATCACCCGCGCTGCAATATCTTGCAGCCTCCGGCATCGGGCGTCTCACTCTAATCGATGATGATGTCGTCGATGTCAGCAACCTTCAGCGCCAAACCATCTTCACCACCCGCGATGTTGGCCACGGCAAAGCGACCAGCGCGCGCCGCTGGCTCGCCAATTTCGATGAAGCTTTAGACGTCGAAATTTCAGATTCGCGGATCAGCGCAGACAATGCAGGACGTTTGATCGAAGGCGCCGATCTCGTGCTCGATGGAACGGACAATTTCGCGACTCGCCTCGCGGTGTCCGATGCCTGCGTCGCAGAGCGCACCCCGCTCCTTTCTGCTGCTGTAGGCCGCTTTCAGGGGCAGGTCGGAGCCTTTGCCGGGCACCTCGCGGATCAACCCTGCTACCGCTGCTTTGTTGGCGATGCGTTTGACGCGGAAGATTGCGACACCTGCGCCGATGACGGGATGCTTGGCGCAATGGCGGGATGGGTCGGCAGCTTTGCAGCGATGCAGGCGGTGCGGATATTGCTCCAAGGAGTCAGCGCGTTTGGCGAGCCACAATTCGGCAAGCTGCACATTCTCGACGGGATGAAACCGGGCATGCGGACGCTGAACATTGCCAAGGATGAAGCCTGCAAAGGATGCGGAGTGCCTCGATGA
- the dnaA gene encoding chromosomal replication initiator protein DnaA: MEDAEAVNLAADWSDISQGLRKDLGHQLHSQWIKPIQVGGINKETGTLDLFLPTEFSANWVKDRFHDRLQLAWKIARGEVRNVNIQVHPGRRQLPELRLDDGRRPANDGASAIAVAAGTIGEAGFTSSVGLDPSLTFQAFITGEANVLACNAAQRMAATEQPQFSPLYLKGATGQGKTHLLHAIGHAFLQAHPRARIFYCSAERFMVEFVQALKANQMIEFKARLRSFDLLLVDDIQFIIGKASAQEELLYTIDALLAEGKRLVFAADRAPQALDGVEPRLLSRLSMGLVADIQAADIELRKKILDSKLSRFAPLSVPEDVIDFLARTITRNVRELVGGLNKLIAYAQLTGQEVSLNLAEEQLTDILSANRRRITIDEIQRTVCQFYRIDRSEMSSKRRARAVVRPRQVAMYLSKVLTPRSYPEIGRKFGGRDHSTVIHAVRLIEDLRERDADMDGDVRSLLRQLES, encoded by the coding sequence ATGGAAGATGCAGAAGCCGTAAATCTCGCAGCGGACTGGTCCGATATCAGCCAGGGTCTTCGTAAAGATCTGGGCCATCAATTGCATAGCCAGTGGATCAAGCCGATCCAAGTTGGCGGCATCAATAAAGAAACAGGCACGCTTGATCTGTTTCTTCCAACCGAGTTTTCAGCGAACTGGGTGAAGGACCGTTTTCATGACCGGCTCCAGCTCGCTTGGAAGATCGCGCGCGGTGAAGTGCGCAACGTCAATATTCAGGTTCATCCCGGTCGACGCCAGTTGCCCGAACTGCGGTTGGACGATGGCCGCCGCCCTGCCAATGATGGCGCGAGCGCGATTGCCGTCGCTGCTGGCACTATCGGCGAGGCCGGTTTCACTAGCTCGGTGGGGCTCGACCCGTCGCTGACATTCCAGGCCTTCATCACAGGCGAGGCAAACGTGCTCGCTTGCAATGCAGCGCAGCGCATGGCCGCAACCGAACAGCCGCAATTTTCGCCGCTTTATCTGAAAGGCGCGACAGGACAGGGCAAAACCCACCTGCTGCACGCCATCGGACACGCCTTCTTGCAAGCGCACCCACGCGCAAGGATTTTCTACTGCTCGGCAGAGCGGTTTATGGTCGAGTTCGTGCAGGCTCTCAAAGCCAACCAGATGATCGAGTTTAAAGCGCGCCTGCGCAGCTTTGACCTGCTGTTGGTTGACGACATTCAGTTCATCATCGGCAAAGCGTCCGCTCAGGAAGAACTGCTTTACACCATTGATGCGCTGCTCGCGGAAGGTAAGCGGCTTGTATTCGCGGCCGATCGCGCACCGCAGGCATTGGACGGTGTTGAACCGCGCCTGCTCAGCCGTCTGTCGATGGGTCTGGTGGCCGATATTCAGGCCGCCGATATCGAGCTTCGCAAGAAGATCCTCGATTCCAAACTGTCGCGTTTCGCGCCGCTTTCGGTGCCTGAGGATGTCATTGATTTCCTCGCTCGCACCATCACACGCAATGTTCGCGAGCTGGTCGGCGGCCTCAATAAGCTGATCGCCTACGCTCAACTTACGGGTCAGGAAGTTTCGCTCAATCTCGCCGAAGAGCAATTGACCGATATTCTGTCAGCCAATCGCCGCCGGATCACGATTGACGAGATCCAGCGTACGGTTTGCCAGTTCTACCGGATTGATCGCAGCGAGATGTCATCGAAGCGCCGCGCGCGGGCCGTTGTCCGTCCGCGTCAGGTTGCGATGTACCTTTCGAAAGTGCTCACACCGCGCTCTTATCCAGAGATAGGCCGCAAATTCGGCGGACGCGATCATTCCACCGTTATCCACGCCGTTCGCCTGATCGAAGATCTGCGTGAGCGTGACGCCGATATGGACGGCGATGTGCGGAGCCTTTTGCGCCAGCTCGAAAGTTAA
- the rpsT gene encoding 30S ribosomal protein S20 — translation MANTPQARKRIRRNERRTEVNTARVSRIRGFVKKVESACEAGDKKAAAEALKAAQPEMARGVARGVMHKNTVARKMSRLSKRVAAL, via the coding sequence ATGGCAAACACGCCGCAAGCACGTAAGCGTATCCGTCGCAACGAACGCCGGACCGAAGTGAACACCGCCCGCGTAAGCCGCATCCGCGGTTTCGTGAAAAAGGTCGAATCGGCTTGCGAAGCAGGCGACAAGAAAGCCGCTGCTGAAGCGCTCAAAGCTGCTCAGCCGGAAATGGCTCGCGGTGTTGCGCGCGGCGTAATGCACAAGAACACTGTGGCGCGCAAAATGTCGCGCCTTTCAAAGCGCGTCGCTGCGCTCTGA
- the mutM gene encoding bifunctional DNA-formamidopyrimidine glycosylase/DNA-(apurinic or apyrimidinic site) lyase, translating to MPELPEVETTVRGLARFLDGERITRVQLNRPNLRRPFPPDLVQVMTGATVTHLSRRAKYGLLHLDRGSAMIFHLGMSGRWRIDPEEADKHDHLVIETADHQFALCDPRRFGSVDLIGEDALDTWPQFASLGPEPLGPQLTPEHLKDALKGKTQSIKLCLLDQRIIAGLGNIYVCEALWRAGIHPRKAGGKVTKPQLARLVPAIKDVLETSIKDGGSSLRDYAQPDGELGYFATRFDVYGRTGEPCRRDDGGAIRRIAQGGRSTWYCTKCQK from the coding sequence ATGCCTGAGTTACCCGAAGTCGAAACTACCGTCCGCGGACTGGCGCGTTTCCTGGATGGAGAGCGGATCACCCGCGTCCAGCTCAACCGCCCGAATCTGCGGCGCCCCTTCCCGCCTGACCTGGTTCAGGTGATGACGGGCGCGACGGTGACGCATCTTTCGAGACGTGCGAAATATGGCCTGCTGCATCTGGATCGTGGCTCTGCCATGATCTTTCACCTCGGCATGAGCGGGCGCTGGCGCATCGACCCTGAAGAGGCCGACAAACACGATCACTTGGTCATCGAAACAGCAGACCACCAGTTCGCCCTGTGCGACCCCCGCCGCTTCGGCTCGGTCGACTTGATTGGCGAAGATGCGCTCGACACGTGGCCGCAATTCGCTTCGCTCGGCCCAGAGCCATTGGGCCCCCAGCTGACACCGGAGCATTTAAAGGACGCACTGAAAGGCAAGACGCAGAGCATCAAACTGTGCCTGTTGGATCAACGGATCATCGCCGGCCTCGGTAATATATATGTGTGCGAGGCTCTATGGCGGGCGGGTATCCATCCGCGAAAGGCTGGCGGCAAGGTTACGAAACCGCAGCTTGCGCGACTGGTCCCCGCAATCAAGGATGTGCTGGAGACCTCGATCAAGGATGGTGGCTCTTCTTTAAGGGACTACGCGCAGCCGGATGGCGAGCTAGGCTATTTCGCCACACGCTTCGATGTCTATGGCCGTACAGGAGAGCCATGCCGCCGCGATGATGGCGGCGCGATCCGCCGAATTGCACAGGGTGGGCGAAGCACGTGGTATTGTACGAAGTGTCAGAAGTGA
- a CDS encoding class I SAM-dependent methyltransferase: protein MTESIQDTAQETVSFGYENVSPQEKTRRVGEVFSSVARKYDIMNDAMSMGMHRGWKDRFVKRVKPQPGEQILDMAGGTGDIAFRMADRGADITVADINQDMLDVGAERAMERSESDETGSLVFTCQNAEKISFASNSFDAYTIVFGIRNVTFKDQALTEAYRVLRPGGRFYCMEFSTTEWSGFKEIYDVYSDKLLPRMGQAIAGDADSYRYLVESIRKFPSMPEFESMIRAAGFTNTKVEPILGGAVAIHSGWKV from the coding sequence ATGACTGAAAGCATCCAAGACACCGCCCAAGAGACTGTCAGTTTCGGCTACGAAAATGTGAGCCCTCAGGAAAAGACCCGCCGGGTTGGCGAAGTCTTTTCCAGCGTCGCGCGCAAATACGACATTATGAATGATGCAATGTCGATGGGTATGCATCGCGGCTGGAAAGATCGCTTTGTTAAGCGCGTAAAGCCGCAGCCGGGCGAGCAAATTCTCGATATGGCGGGCGGCACCGGCGACATTGCGTTTCGCATGGCGGATCGCGGCGCGGATATCACCGTGGCCGACATCAATCAGGATATGCTGGATGTGGGCGCAGAGCGCGCGATGGAACGTTCTGAAAGCGATGAAACCGGCAGCCTCGTTTTTACCTGTCAGAACGCTGAAAAGATCAGCTTCGCCTCCAACAGCTTCGATGCCTACACCATCGTTTTCGGTATTCGGAATGTGACGTTCAAAGATCAGGCTCTGACAGAGGCCTACCGTGTTTTGCGGCCGGGCGGACGTTTTTATTGCATGGAGTTTTCGACCACCGAATGGTCGGGCTTCAAAGAAATTTATGATGTCTATTCGGATAAGCTGCTGCCCCGCATGGGTCAGGCAATCGCAGGCGACGCCGATTCGTATCGGTATCTGGTCGAATCCATTCGCAAGTTTCCGAGCATGCCCGAATTTGAAAGCATGATCCGCGCGGCCGGTTTTACCAACACCAAGGTCGAGCCTATTCTGGGCGGCGCGGTGGCAATTCATTCGGGCTGGAAGGTTTGA